tattttttatcgtAAGCCTAAGTAGTTACAAAGGATGTAGCATCAGTATTGCCATCTTTTTGAAAAAGTGCCCTCAAATGAATGTAATGAAGTCTGAATGCCGTAGCAATTTGATACCAACATTATCTATTTTAAAACTGCATCAGAAGGATCTGAGGCACAAGGAGAAAGCCACATGACAAAGTAGCACGTTTAGGAACTGAGATGGAGCCCAAACTGACAGTGTGCAGCATAGCGGCCCAGTCCTACAGCTGTAAGGAAGTGAATTCAGCCAATAGCATGACTGAGCATGGAAGAAGGCCCCAAGTTTCTGGAAAAAAAGGTTGGCcatgggagatttttttttttaagaggaagggaaagagagagagttgctgttctacttatttatgcactcattggttgcttcttgtatgtgtcctgaccgggatcaaacccacagccttggtgtatcgggatgatgttctaaccaactgaggtactgggccagggcaggccatGGGATATCTTGATCTCTGTGTTGAGAAACCCTGAGCACAGAACCCGGACTTCTGACCCACAAACACCTCGATTTTAGTAAACTGCAGGGACCAGCAGTTCCAGTTCCTGTCCAGAGAGGAGATGACCCGCCACAGGAATTCGGCGGATGCAGAAGGATTCAACATACGGACACCAAGATCTTTGTGGGAACCAGCAAGAACACTGCCTACACACCCccactttccttccctttccctataaaagcccacaacccaggcatgcgccctgaccaggaatggaactggcaacctttcagtgcatgggactgcgcccaactgggccacaccggccagggctctccttAATTTCAAGTGTCAATTTCCTTAGCTGTAAACCAGAAATAACAATAGTACATATCTCATATATTGCCAGGCACACAGTGCTCACAATAAATGGGAactgtttattattattctcagtaTTTTTGGGATTGCACTGGATTATCTGTTAAACACGCTGTTACCGATCCAGATCGGAGCAACTAGGCACTGTGTATTCTATTCTGTGTATCCCAGTGCTCAGCCCATATTAAGGACTTATGAGTGAAGTATTGCAAAaggataaacttaaaaaaaaaaaaaaaagcaccgaAAGAGCAAACCCgactttaaaaatctttctttagTGCCCATCCTGTATATTATTTCACTGAATGCCCACAACCGAGGAGGTAGCGTTGTGAACTCTGCAAGCCATCCTGCCTTTGGTCGCACAATGCTCATAGGAGTCCACGTCCCGACCCAGGGAGCGGGGTGCATTGGAGCCGGGGGACAGAGATGGGAGAGGACCACGGGCAAAGAGGCCACCCTCCACTccggtctttttaaaatttcccgcAGCCGCGGCCGGCTGGAGGTACAAGCCACGCCCCTCCAGGAATCCCCGCCCCTTTTGCTATCGCGCGCCAATCCGCAGAGAGCCAGGTTCTCCCAGAGAGCCAATCAAAAGAGGTCTTAGGCGGGAGCTGCAGTTCAGCGAGCCAATCGGCGGGCAGGCGGAGCGGGGCTTGCCCGGGCAAGTGGGACCTGCCGGCAGTCTGGACGCCACGTGCGGGCGGGAGGGGAAGCGCCCCGGCTTCAGGTGATCGCGGGACCCCTCTAGGGACGGCGGGGCCGAGCGGGCCGGCGGGGCGAGTCCCCGCCGTGGGGCCCCGCGCGTGTCCACCCCAGGTCTGCGGCGGGGGACGCCCGGACCTGGCCGACCGGCTCTCCGGATCCGCGGGTGGGTAGGCCGGGCCTGGGCGCCGCCTGTCCCGAGTCCCGCTCCGCTCGGGGGCTGGAGCCTAAGGGGTCGACGGTGGGCGGTGGGCGATGGGCCTCGGCCTGGCGGGAGCTGGATCGCCGCGGCCCGGGAGTGACCAACGCCCGAGCCCTTCCCTGGGCGTGGCCAGGCCTCCCTTGCGTCACtcccggtggggggcgggggggacgccGGCTGCTGGAGGGGACCGGGCGGGGCTTTCCTGGGACTGCCTTGTCCCGCGAACTTATTAGGAGCTCGGGGGTCCGATCCAGCCAGGTTCTCCAAATGCCGGCGATTGTTGGAccctggctggggggcggggtcgCGCGCTCTGAAACACCCAGATACTCAGGCCCCCCTTCCCCAAAATGACGGTTAAGGTGCGCGGCTAGGTCTGGGAATGGGCGTTTGAAACCGACGTCTCGTTTCTGGTCACCAGCTGCTTCGGGAACGTGCCTAACTAGTTCATGTTTCATAAGCAAACCCTGGCTTGAGGGTGCGGGGCCGGCGACCTGGTCCCGTGCACCTCGCTTGCAGTGGGGGGCCTAGAGCCGCCCACCGGCTCGGGGATCCGCCCGCAGGTGGGTGGCCCCGATGCCCCTGGCGATTCTGACTTGGTGGGGCCCCTGCTCCTAGGGCTGCGGCCTGGCGGCTGCTGACCGGACCCCagctccaggctggggagggatgcgtgCTGTCCTTCCCGAGGCTGTGCTGTTGGAGCAAagcctctccccagcctggcTGAGCTCATCGGGCCCAGGACGGGGACTGTGCCCTTGATTACTGACTTGGTGCTGGCTGCTTCACCTCTGGAAACAGCCGCGGAGCCCTGTTCTCAGGGAACTGTTTCTGGCTTTGAAACTTGCCGCAGGGTCAGGGAGGCCAAGGACCTCAGCTCCTGACCTGCAGGCCCTCCGCCCTCTCGGCCCCACAAGGGTCAGCCTCAGTCTGGACTTCCAGGCCTTGTCCccttggctgggctgaggcagagggatGGGTTCTGTGTTTCTCTGCCCAGTGTGTGCCTTGTCAACAGGAGGAAGGTGATTGTACGTAGGCGCCCACCCAACCTCCCGTGCCCCTTGCcgcctgctggccaggccccatcagccctgattggggcgggccagctggaccccatcagtgcacgaactcgtgcactgggcctctagtggggaTGATCATACTTTGTTGAGGTTGTGGGAAGATTGATTCCTTAGAAAGGTTTGCATGTGGTATTGACTGCATGAGGGCATTTAATAAAATAGGTCCTCGGCTCAGCCcaggagcctggggcaggggcaggggacactgcaggagggagggagccagggtggCCTGGCCCATCCTCACCCAGGCCCTCTgccctgtgctctctctctccagggagcTGCCCCATTGGAAGATTACCTCCCAGGCCTCCATCGTCCTGAGTGGTGAGCAGATTGGGATGGTATCCAGGGAAGCCCCTGAGCCTGCCCAGTGCCTGTGCCCTCTGCTGCCCGGCCCGAATGCCAAGGATGTGCTTCGGAGAAAGCACAAGCGGAAGAGCCGGCAGCACCAGCGGTTCATGGCCCGCAAGGCCTTGCTGCAGGAGCAGGGGCTGCAGAGCTCACCCCCAGAGCCAGCATCCTCCCCACCGCCCATGCCATCGGGGGCACCGCCAGGCACCGAGGCTGCCAGCCGTGGGAGGCAGGGCCCCAGGGCTGACTCTGGAGGTGCCCCATGCGACAGAAAACCCTCCCCCAGGGAACCCGCAGGGCCCTGGCCTAGCAGATGCGTGGCTATCGACTGCGAGATGGTGGGCACCGGACCCTGCGGGCGGGTGAGCGAGCTGGCCCGCTGCTCCGTGGTGAGCTACCATGGCGACGTCCTCTACGACAAGTACATCCGGCCTGAGATGCCCATCGTGGACTACCGCACTCGCTGGAGCGGCATCACTCGGCAGCACATGCGCAAGGCCATCCCCTTCCAGGTGGCCCAGAAGGAGGTGAGGGCCGGTGGGGACTGCGGGTCGGTGATGGGTGGGAAGAGTGGCCCGGGGGTTGAGCCACCACTTAGCCACTGGAAGCGAGagcttgggaaagttacttaacttctccaaACAAGGGGTTCCTTCTGACCCACCTGCATATGCGGATCGCCGAGGAGAGGCTGTGCCAACCGCAAGGTGTGAGGCTGCTCACCTTTTACATTTTCTCATAAAAGCATTCCATCTCTACAACATTCCGAAGGCCCCCAGACAGTGCTGTCCACCAGCTGTCAGTACTTGGGTCTATTTCCTTACGTTCGTTTTTCAGGGCTTTGAAAAAAATGAACGAATGGTTGGGACCATCTGACGTGCCAGGAATCCCCGGACGTGCCTAAGCATAAGAAACACCTCAAGCCTTGCTAATCTCGGCTCCTTGTCCCAGATCCCTCTGGGAATTCTGATTCCTTAGGTCTCTACGCCTGCGGAGGCTCTGGTGTGTGGGCCTAAAACGCACCATGCTGTGTAAACTGGCACTAAAACCTCAGAGCCTATGGGGAAAAGGGGGTTAGGGACACAACACTCAAAACATGTCAGAGCgacacagcaaaataaaaaggcctggcctgcacaccgGACAACGGTACCCAGTTTGGCAATGTTAAATGGATaagaaatgcatgcatacaaccaATACCAACACGCACCAATAACGGCGGCACTTTACCTTGAAAGAGACCCACAGCTTCCTCGTGGAGGCAGCTGCCAGAAGGGCTGAGCTTGTGTTCCGGTGAAGGGATCCAGGAAGTTACCTGAAATCACATGGGAAGTGGGGACACCAGGTGAGGTGGCTGTGGCCTCTCACACAGGTGACCAGAGCTCCCTGGTGGGTGTCTGAGGGGTGTGCCTTCCCCCGAGGCTCAGTTCACCCGAGTGTGGCTTCCTGCATTCACTTAGTGTTTCTCAAGGGCAAAATCACACATTCTCAAATTGTGCTCTAATTTAACGATCATGTTGGgacattttgcatttttaaaaaaatatatttttattgatttcagaggaagggcaagggagagagacagaaacatccatgatgagagagaatcatggatcagctgcctcctgcataccccctactggggatcaagcccacaacccaggcatgtgccctgaccaggaatcgaaccgtgacctcctggttcctaggtcaacactca
This genomic interval from Eptesicus fuscus isolate TK198812 chromosome 25, DD_ASM_mEF_20220401, whole genome shotgun sequence contains the following:
- the AEN gene encoding apoptosis-enhancing nuclease, with the protein product MVSREAPEPAQCLCPLLPGPNAKDVLRRKHKRKSRQHQRFMARKALLQEQGLQSSPPEPASSPPPMPSGAPPGTEAASRGRQGPRADSGGAPCDRKPSPREPAGPWPSRCVAIDCEMVGTGPCGRVSELARCSVVSYHGDVLYDKYIRPEMPIVDYRTRWSGITRQHMRKAIPFQVAQKEILKLLKGKVVVGHALHNDFKALKYVHPRSQTRDTTYVPNLLSQPGLHIRARVSLKELAQQLLHKKIQVGQHGHSSVEDAVTAMELYRLVEVPWEQEASRVWTRPEDREPDSSVDVEQYMQDQYWPEDLGPGSSGGQGQGQGQDRRA